One Stigmatopora argus isolate UIUO_Sarg chromosome 19, RoL_Sarg_1.0, whole genome shotgun sequence genomic window, gaaaaagaaatttaaaaatgcatgttAAAGGGGCGTTTCCCGTCGCCTCACCTGTGCCGGGGCGCCGTGCGTTTTCCCCACGTGGGGGAGCTGGCGACACCTGGTGGACAGGTTGAGGATGGCGGTGGCGGCCATGTGGGCCGCTTCCATGTCGTGCGTGTAGTCGAAGCTGCTCTTGCTGCAGGTGCTGCTGGCCCCGCTGCTGCCGCCGCCCGGCGTGACGCCCCCGCCGGGATGGCCTCCCCCCGGCCCCCCGCCGTAAACGTCCATGATGGCGCTGGggctgctgccgccgccgctgctgctGGGGGCgtagctgctgctgctgctgctggtgctgGCCGGGCTGGCCGGACCGGACGTCTTGCCGTAAAGCTTGCCTGCGCgaccaccgccaccgccgtcaATTTTTtgcaatccgttttgactgggaaggtgAAGTCCTTCCCACTCAAATGAAGAAAATTCTCTCTAGttacttttgtccatttttttcaatgaattagCAAGCCTAAGCCTGGCTAACTTTTAAATACAAATCTAAAAGGGGGTTAAACGGGAGGGATATTCTCCCCCATCTATTTCTATTTCAAACGATATATTTGAAGCCCGGTCAGGTTTTAGGGCAAAGTGAAGGAGGAGCGAGCGGCTCACCGTCGTAGGCCTTGGGCGAGGTATCTCGAGCGTGGTGGAAGCGGGCCGGCGGCGGGACCCTCTTGACGTAGACGGCGTGCTGGCCCTCGTAGCCGCCGTAGTCGTAGCCCGTCTTGGAGTACTTCTCCAGCTCCTTGGCCAGGTTGGAGCGCGGCGTGCTGGTGGGCACGTTGTTCTTGCAGCCGTACTGAGGGATCTCCAACTGCTTCACGAAGCACATGGGCCTGAGGGGAGTGGCCGTCCGTTAAGCCGCTGGCCCCAGGGGCCCGCCGGTCAAGATGGGGCGCTACCTGAGGACGCGGTCCGACGTCTGATTGGACTTGCCGCCAATGCCGCCcactccgcctcctcctccatctcctcctccacctcctcctccatctcctcctccgccaccgcctcctccgccgccaccaccaccagcacTGCCGCCACCAGCGCCACCGCCACCCTCCATCACGTGACTCTTCTCGTGCACCTTGGCCATCTTTTCAGCTGCCGCGATGGGACACCCAGACAGACTGGAGGGAGAGAGTGCGCTgcggtcagtttttttttttccacccggcaaaaaaagtgtcattaggGGGGAAAGCTTAAATACGTAtttggcaacaacaaaaaaaagaatagtacGCTCCGAGACAATCCGATGGCAGCTTTTGACTTATCGGGGCtggccgggccgggccgggctCACCTGCGGTGCGAGTTCCGGTTGCTATTGACATGACCCCGTCCGGAGCAGCCGGGAGTCGGGCACTTTAAAACATTCTCATACATGGCAAGGACTTGACGAAGAAGGGGAGAAAGGAAGGTGAGAGAGACAAACCGGGGTTAGGAGCACACGGGAAAGAAAGTTAGCGGGAAAGAAGAGCGCCCCCAAAGCGGCGCCAAGATCGCCCACAAAAGTCAGACACGCCACCGGTCAAGGGACGACTCATTTCATGGCCCAAGAGTGGGAAATTAGATGGAAACATGCGAGGCGAGGGTTAAGGTGCTTTGTCGACGGCCGCGGAGGGGGCGCTTGCTTACTCTCGGGGGGCACGCGGTCCTTGTGGGGGCAGCCGGACAGGCTGCGGTGGTGCGGGTACAGGCCGGTCACGTGACCCGTGCCGTCGCAGCCCGGCGTGGGGCACTTGCTCTCCTTCTTGTCCCCTCGCGAACATTCTGCAAAGAGCGCCCGCCGGTGGCAAAATCAATTCACGCGGGATTATTTCAAGACCATTCTTATTCCCCGGCTTTACCTTTGGGGTAGTAGGCCCTCTTCAGGGCGTCGTGGTGCGCGGCAGACTCGGGCGGGTCGGGCGTCCCGCGATGGTGATGGTGgcgatgatgatggtggtggtgatggtgatgaAGGTGTCGGCGGCGCTCGCGCCTGGCGTGCTTGTGCTCGGAGCCCGGGCGGTCCCTCATCACCTTGGCGCGCTCCGATTCCAGCGCGATGGCCTTCTCCAGCAGCGACAGGTTGCCCTTGGCCATGTCGAAAGTGTCGTCCGACGCCGCGTCctcttcgtcctcgtcctcctcatcctcctcctcctcttcctcgtaaCCCGGGCTGGTCTGGCACGCCTCGTACCTGAGAGGAAGTGGATGGTACGGTGGAGGAAGCCACCCACGAGTCAGAAATGGACGTCAGAGCGGTAAAAGACGGCGAATACTCGCATACCTGTCGAGGTGGGCGGTCCCCCGGCGCGGCAGGTCGTCGTCCGACCGCGTCTCGCTGAGTTTGCGCGCCAGGTCGAAGCACTGGTTCCTCAGACACTCCAAACTGGTGAGACAGACTTCCTCCCGGGCGTCTTCGGGCGGCGCGGCGGCGCCGTGGCCGTGGCCCTGCGCCAGGAGCTTGAGCGAGTCCACCGTCTCCCGCACGACGTCGCTGTCCAGGTCCACGCCGAGGTCGGCCTTCCCGCCGGCCCGCTCCACGCCGcggtcctcctcgtcctcctcgccGTCGGACGAGTCGCTGTTCATCTCCGACTCGGCGGAGGCCGGGTAGGGCGTCGCGTCTTCGGCGATCTTGCCCAGGTTGAGCAGAGACTTGGCCACCAGCTCGTCGTAGTTGTCGAAGTCGTCGCGGGGGCCGGGGGCGGGGCCTGCGGCGCAGGtatggcggtggtggtggtgatggtggctattgttgttgttgttgttgtcgtcctTGCGGATGGGAAGAAGCTTTGATTGTCCGTTGGCTTGGTAGTCAACTGTGAAAAAGGGAGCGTTTGCAATCCGCCGTGAGCTTCAGCCGTACATTTTTGACGCCGGTGGCCGGATTGGACGGGACGGGCTAACGTGCAGTGGGCTCAAGTCTTAAGCGGCGGCGTGCTCGACGTACTCACCCTGCGGCTGCGGCTGGTCGCGATCCCCCTCGTCCTCGGCCCGCGTGTGCTTGTCTCCTCctcccgcctcctcctcctcgagcTCATCAGAgaaatcctcctcctcctcttcctccctgaAATCTTCCTCTCGGTCAACcaagtcctcctcctcctccagctcctcctcttcctcttccatgGCGTCCATCcggccttcctcctcctcctccaagtCGTCTTCCGGCCGCTGTCGGTCCTCCATGAGGGCCCTCCTCTTGGCGGGCGGCGAGTTGGCTCCTTCTTTTTCTAGCGCCTTCCTCCTCTTGGCCAGCGGGCAGCCGTAGACGCTGTGCACAAAACCACAAGCAAGGCCTCAGTCAATCTTCTTATTTgactcatatttttttttaatacttcagATCAAAAAGGGTAAGCCGCACCGACAAAttgttagcattttttaaaaaaaagaaacagattaaacatgaaatattctcatTTCTATTTgctgaataaaaagaaaaacctgTCGACTAATCGGACGTCATCAGCGATTATGAACTGCTTGTCTGATACTGATAACGTCCGATCGGTTTGATCAAACTATGATTGGACGCAATCATAAATCCATCTGGTGAACATTCCCAGGTAGACAAAGGAAGAGCTCGGCGCTACCGCTAGCGTTAGCGTGACCTTGGCCACCTCGCCGTCTCCCGCCAATTAAAATTCCTGCGGTAATTAAAGAGGAGCCCAAACGAGGGAATGGCGCGCGCTGTAATTAGTCGGCGAGCGAGCCTCGGCGACTCTCGGGCCCCAAATGGGACGGCGGCGTAAAGCCACGCTTTTTCAGCCGCCAAAAAGCCTTTGAGAACGCTCGCCGTCGCGCAGCCAACGAATGGAGCGGGGTCGCCAGCTCCGGGTACGGGCTCAGTTGCCATGGTTACCGGCTCCCTGCGATACCGCGAAGGGAACACCTgaccagccagccagccagccagccaggcTTTGTCGTCGCcgtttcctgaaaaaaaaggctttacgGGGAGGAAGGCGGATGATACGCTATTATACGATACGGAATGGATTCAAGCAAAATCATTTGCAAATGGGaccaaaactaaacaaaataatgacatgaataaataatacatgagtagaatcaataaaaatacaagaaaataattcaaataaaagctctttttttctagaaattaaatttctccaaggggaaaaataattacaatagaTTAAAAATGTCACAATAATACCACTAgtagtgctattttttttaaaaagtttcttcatatcaaaagcaagattttttttttttttttttaaaacagtttaaaaaaaataacattatcaaaaaagaccaaataagtttaaaaaaataaaaactaataaatgattttaatattgacggcaataggcgtCCGATCCCTTTCAACCGGGGGACGGCGGCGTTCCATCGCCCCCGGCGACGCCGCGTGCCGACACTCATCGCCGTGGCAACGGGCGAGAGGGAGGGCGGGTCGGCCTCCGCCGGGCCGGGGCGAGGAACGCGGGGCTGGCGGTGGCGGTTGCCATGGCGAGAGGGGCCGCATCCCTCCCGGTCCCCGTCGCCATGGCGACCGCCTCCAGAGAGCGGCGGAGGTAAAGCTGGCTCGAGCTACGTGCAAAAAACGGAGACAGCCAATAGAGGCCATttgaataaagacaaaaaaaaagaatataaacaAGGAATACGAGGCGGTGAGGAATGGAACGACGGCTTTAAAGCGCTTGGGCGTCGTACGACAAGCACGCACCTGCGGAGTGGGCGTGTCCTACCTTCGGTGGCGGGCGTACTTCCCGCTGACGTGACCCGACCCGTCGCAGCCCGCTGTCGGACAGCTGCGGACAAGGGAGAGCGCCGGCACGTTATCACGTAGGCGTCCCATCCATTCGCTCAAAGTCAAATATTTTGCATAGTTTGTGctaatagggaaaaaaaaggactttGTATTTTGTGGCTGCCTTTTAGTgaaggatgtccaatccatttggcctTTAAACTCATTCACTTCAATTAGTTTTCAATTACctatgttttaattcaaatcatAAATTGGTCTCCATCCAATTCGctctttcagcgccattgagGAGCTTCGACTTCCAATcgcaagacgtccaatcgtcGGAAGCTGCTAACACAAACGTTCGCGGGCGACCGGACTTCCGCTTggaatggatcggacgtctagcgCAAAGTGGCGGGCACGCGTGCATGCGGACGTACAAAAACAGGCGCCTACCAGAAGAGTTCGTGCGCGACGGCCTCTGCGACGGCTTGGCGGGACAAAAAAAGAGGGACAAACGGGTTTTTTTAGGTTGTCGGAAGCGGTACGGGGAGACAAAAATGGGATGGTCATGAAAGTGACTTGGAAGTTAAAGGAAGAACATTTGAAAAGTCCAAATACAAGCTGGATGTCGTCAGAACAAGTGCCAAAGTTGACGGCCAAGGAGGTTTGTTCTCACCTCGCACTCCTTTGGATCTGGTTCGATGGCGTTGCTCCGCTGCATTCGTCTCCATCTGGGAAGGAAGTGACGCCAGGCCAGGAGGGGAAGCCAGAGCGTATCCGGCCGCCACTTCAGACGGCGTCCTCccggtcgccgccgccgccgccgctcctcCTCATCGTCGTCGTCTGCGAGAACAAAAGTGGAGGAGCGTCACGTGACCgtgaaggaggaagaagaggaggaggaggaagaggaagaggaggaggaggaggaagaggaggagactGCAGTGCAGCAGCAAATGGAAATGGCCTCAGCCACTCGGTTCATCTCAGGCCAAAGCCGCCGGCatccgtggaaaaaaaacccaaacaaagtTCTTTCAATTTGCCCAGAATTTTGAGAGtatttgcattaaaaatgcCAGATATTTTGGAGTAAAAAAACACTAGTTTTTCCCCCTCTATTTCATTTAATAGACGCCGCGCCATTGTCGTTATATGACAACGTTCCTTGTTGTAACGATTCCGATTTTTAGCCGAAGAACAAGCTTTTTGGGATATTCCCCTTTTCTGATTCCTACTGTACATATTATTTGACATGTTTTCAACGTCCGGATCGGCACCGATGCGCCCGGTGATTATTCGCCTTGTAAAAAAGCTGCCAATCGTAAAAGCTTTGGCGTGCGTGCCTGGCGCTCAAGTGTGAAGAATCCTCTGCTACTGTTTAGTATTCAGACTGACACCCGGGCTGTCTGCTACAGTCTGATGCAGCGCGGGCAAAAATACGCCGCCAACCATCACGTTTCGGTGGAACCGACGGAGATCCGCTCGTTCCGTTGCGAGCGAAATGGTCGGTCGGTCGGCGGAGAGAGGTCCACGGCCACTCGGGAGGCCGCAACTGCTGGGATCACTGCTCAACACTTTTGATACATTACTGATCTCTTATTATTCCCcttataatacaaaatagttttttttttcaacccattttaatttaaaaacataacAGTAAATATTGATTTGCggacatttaatttttattttttatgaattgaACCAACGACCAAAACgcaaactcccatgtggcacattaaaaaaacacgttGAAGCCGTTGAACAGGTCAGGTCAAAAACTAACTAAAATAAAGAAGAATTAAGGTCAAATTGGCATAAACTATTGGCAGATTGGAGTAGCCATGGGCAGAAGCAGATCGCCATCTTTACCATGAATCCAACCATACGACATCCCCCTAATACTCGCCGCCCAACTTTTTTCCTGGCGTCCGTTTTGTTTCCGACGCACTTCCAGCCAAACGTCACGCTCGGGTGACGACGCGCCATTCGCACCTCAGACGGCGCGTCGACTcacggggcaaaaaaaaaaggctcgCTCGATGGCCGCCAGGCCGAATTACGCGGGTGCCGCATTGCACGTGCACGCCCGTTCCCCAAAAGTGGCGGTCGCGACACGCCACGCCGTCCCCGAGGGCGGACGGGCGCGCGGCCGCCGACCGTCCCCTCGCCGTGCACGCGCCGTCAATGACAATGCGCGGAGGCGAGACGaacgagtgagcgagcgagcgcgccCGCGATATTAAATGGAAAAGAGGAACGTACCAGAAGACAAAAGACGGACGGATGGAGGAAGGCGACTCCTCTTTCTTTGGCTTTTGTCGCGGGCGCTATCTGCCCATGCCTTCACtgaagggagggagaggggcAAGGAGGGAAGGAAagaggggagggagggagggggcgaGGGAGGGGGGAGAAGGAGGGAGGAAAGCCAGACAGACGCAGGGAGAGGAAGATGGGACCACCGcaaagagaggaggaggagaggaagcTTTTACCTTGGCCTGGTCGTTCTCCTTCTCGGCTTGCCTCCGGCGTCCGTTcgttcgtccgtccgtccgtcgctcGGGCGTGCACGCGCGCACCAGCTTGACGATGACGCGGCAAGCTGGCGCGGCACATCCGCacgctcactcgctcgctccctcgctcgtcTTGGCTTTTTTCTTGGCTGCGCGCGGGTGCGTCAGCGCCTCCCGCTGGGAACAAAGAACAACTTTCTCAGTCTATTTTTTGGGTACAGCTCATTTATTAGGTGTCAATTTGGAATGGGAGGGctaaaatggattaaagaatATTTTCGTTttatagacaaaaaaataaaaacaggtcgtttcaatttattttttaaatcagcaatGGGTTAGTACTCAAAAACAAGTGAATAACCTGAAGGAATTCAATTTGATTGGTGGAGAGGAACTGTTCATGTCATGTGCCAACTCACACACTTCCCATATTTTGCTGGGAGAAGGCGGAGAAACTTGGGTCCGTCCTCTTGACTTGCTCGAACTTTGCACcggtggaggaagaagaagaacgaTGTTCGCTTCACGAGCCCACGGCCGTGCgcgaaaggaaaggaaaaatgaaacaggaaaaaaaatgaaggaaataaAGACAAAGCAGAGgaacagacacaggaaaaaaagCACGAAAGGTCaaagaaaatgataaaataataaagGAAGGGTGAAAGAAATGTAAAAGTATCAAAGAAAAACTAAGGAAATAGGTCAAGAAAAAGGAAAGGACGAAATCAGCATGCTTAGGTTAGAGCGCCCTCCGGTGGGGAAAGGGCCGACAAAACACAGGCGCGACCAGGAGGAAGAAAAGCAACGTTTATTGATCAAGTTCAAAAAAGTTGAGTTGACATcggatcaaataaaataaaataaaagagagagagagatatagagagaaaaTATAACTGAACAAGAAGGCGGACGCCACAGAGAAGCTGAAAGAAAGGTCAGTCGAAAGAGGACGACTTTGCCGCTCCTTCCCTGGACAGCCGGTCGGCCTCCTCGTTGCCTCGGTAACCAGCGTGACCCGGAATGTGCACCTgacaaaacacaggaaaaatggcagcattttgaatattaaaaaaatcatttaaatgtagagatacattaaaatacatttgcaaacattcttttaaaaatcattaggcgtccaatccttttgaaaaaaaatgaatgattgtgtGCCAGTACCATTGAGTGGAACAGATGTGAAAAAGCGTTCATTAGTGTGGCGACCTCAAGTGGACATCATTAACAATTACACTTTTGTACACCTGATTCTCATGGACGACGACAGACGCGGTCCGATGGCTTCTAAAGCCTCCCACttaaaaaaaggattggacgtctcttgccGTCAACGAGTGTTTTCAATACTAtctgaaaaatgtcattttttccaatcgaacatttgtagttcaaaaataaatgaatgaaaacataccCAGACCACATTCAGCTCCTGGTTGAGACTGTCCAGCATCTGAAAATCGTCCTTGTTGACGATGGGGCCGCCCGACTTGAGCTTCCAACCGTTCAGCTTCCAGTTCTTCACCCATTGGGTGACACCTGAAGGAGACGAGCGCCGTGAGCGCCGTGACCGCGACGAGCACGCGGCCCGTCGGCTTACCGTTGATGGTGAACTTGCTGTCCGTGTAGAGCACCAGCTTTTTGATCTTCTGTTCTTTGGCTTGCTGAAGTGCCCTGCACGCTGCCTGTTGTGCACAAATGCCAGGATCATTGCCACCATGAA contains:
- the LOC144064379 gene encoding myelin transcription factor 1-like protein isoform X2, coding for MCRASLPRHRQAGARVHARATDGRTNERTPEASREGERPGQDDDDEEERRRRRRPGGRRLKWRPDTLWLPLLAWRHFLPRWRRMQRSNAIEPDPKECEPSQRPSRTNSSAVRQRAATGRVTSAGSTPATEGRTRPLRSVYGCPLAKRRKALEKEGANSPPAKRRALMEDRQRPEDDLEEEEEGRMDAMEEEEEELEEEEDLVDREEDFREEEEEEDFSDELEEEEAGGGDKHTRAEDEGDRDQPQPQVDYQANGQSKLLPIRKDDNNNNNNSHHHHHHRHTCAAGPAPGPRDDFDNYDELVAKSLLNLGKIAEDATPYPASAESEMNSDSSDGEEDEEDRGVERAGGKADLGVDLDSDVVRETVDSLKLLAQGHGHGAAAPPEDAREEVCLTSLECLRNQCFDLARKLSETRSDDDLPRRGTAHLDRYEACQTSPGYEEEEEEDEEDEDEEDAASDDTFDMAKGNLSLLEKAIALESERAKVMRDRPGSEHKHARRERRRHLHHHHHHHHHRHHHHRGTPDPPESAAHHDALKRAYYPKECSRGDKKESKCPTPGCDGTGHVTGLYPHHRSLSGCPHKDRVPPEILAMYENVLKCPTPGCSGRGHVNSNRNSHRSLSGCPIAAAEKMAKVHEKSHVMEGGGGAGGGSAGGGGGGGGGGGGGDGGGGGGGDGGGGGVGGIGGKSNQTSDRVLRPMCFVKQLEIPQYGCKNNVPTSTPRSNLAKELEKYSKTGYDYGGYEGQHAVYVKRVPPPARFHHARDTSPKAYDGKLYGKTSGPASPASTSSSSSSYAPSSSGGGSSPSAIMDVYGGGPGGGHPGGGVTPGGGSSGASSTCSKSSFDYTHDMEAAHMAATAILNLSTRCRQLPHVGKTHGAPAQSEDEEGGGGPDADGPEGSGTVLTPLEPMSPQRQALLHSHRYQLSQADCWDLPLDYTKIKRLDERQDQMQGEEPDVFRDLLDERHYPDDAPSPKHLKYSPGKEAKKELLTFSGCQLLDKNMRGMASPNAPELRCPTPGCDGSGHITGNYASHRSLSGCPRAKKSAVKIPHSKEDKDEQEPIKCPVPGCDGQGHVTGKYASHRSASGCPLAAKRQKDGYVNGAQPAWKAGKTDGVTCPTPGCDGSGHVSGSFLTHRSLSGCPRATSAMKKARSGGVEMLTIKQRASKGIENDEEIKQLDEEIKDINESNNQAESDVIKLRTQITTMESSLRSMEEENKAMEQQNDSLLHELANLSQTLIHSLANVQLPHMVTTPPAKAEPIPSERASERASANPSVRPSVSSLSSQGPVSEQNFDTYVSALTDMYAHQDRYQSPENKALLENIRQAVQGIQV
- the LOC144064379 gene encoding myelin transcription factor 1-like protein isoform X1, giving the protein MCRASLPRHRQAGARVHARATDGRTNERTPEASREGERPGQDDDDEEERRRRRRPGGRRLKWRPDTLWLPLLAWRHFLPRWRRMQRSNAIEPDPKECEPSQRPSRTNSSAVRQRAATGRVTSAGSTPATEGRTRPLRSVYGCPLAKRRKALEKEGANSPPAKRRALMEDRQRPEDDLEEEEEGRMDAMEEEEEELEEEEDLVDREEDFREEEEEEDFSDELEEEEAGGGDKHTRAEDEGDRDQPQPQVDYQANGQSKLLPIRKDDNNNNNNSHHHHHHRHTCAAGPAPGPRDDFDNYDELVAKSLLNLGKIAEDATPYPASAESEMNSDSSDGEEDEEDRGVERAGGKADLGVDLDSDVVRETVDSLKLLAQGHGHGAAAPPEDAREEVCLTSLECLRNQCFDLARKLSETRSDDDLPRRGTAHLDRYEACQTSPGYEEEEEEDEEDEDEEDAASDDTFDMAKGNLSLLEKAIALESERAKVMRDRPGSEHKHARRERRRHLHHHHHHHHHRHHHHRGTPDPPESAAHHDALKRAYYPKECSRGDKKESKCPTPGCDGTGHVTGLYPHHRSLSGCPHKDRVPPEILAMYENVLKCPTPGCSGRGHVNSNRNSHRSLSGCPIAAAEKMAKVHEKSHVMEGGGGAGGGSAGGGGGGGGGGGGGDGGGGGGGDGGGGGVGGIGGKSNQTSDRVLRPMCFVKQLEIPQYGCKNNVPTSTPRSNLAKELEKYSKTGYDYGGYEGQHAVYVKRVPPPARFHHARDTSPKAYDGKLYGKTSGPASPASTSSSSSSYAPSSSGGGSSPSAIMDVYGGGPGGGHPGGGVTPGGGSSGASSTCSKSSFDYTHDMEAAHMAATAILNLSTRCRQLPHVGKTHGAPAQSEDEEGGGGPDADGPEGSGTVLTPLEPMSPQRQALLHSHRYQLSQADCWDLPLDYTKIKRLDERQDQMQGEEPDVFRDLLDERHYPDDAPSPKHLKYSPGKEAKKELLTFSGCQLLDKNMRGMASPNAPELRCPTPGCDGSGHITGNYASHRSLSGCPRAKKSAVKIPHSKEDKDEQEPIKYDPQMCPVPGCDGQGHVTGKYASHRSASGCPLAAKRQKDGYVNGAQPAWKAGKTDGVTCPTPGCDGSGHVSGSFLTHRSLSGCPRATSAMKKARSGGVEMLTIKQRASKGIENDEEIKQLDEEIKDINESNNQAESDVIKLRTQITTMESSLRSMEEENKAMEQQNDSLLHELANLSQTLIHSLANVQLPHMVTTPPAKAEPIPSERASERASANPSVRPSVSSLSSQGPVSEQNFDTYVSALTDMYAHQDRYQSPENKALLENIRQAVQGIQV
- the LOC144064379 gene encoding myelin transcription factor 1-like protein isoform X8, with the protein product METNAAEQRHRTRSKGVRAVAEAVAHELFCCPTAGCDGSGHVSGKYARHRSVYGCPLAKRRKALEKEGANSPPAKRRALMEDRQRPEDDLEEEEEGRMDAMEEEEEELEEEEDLVDREEDFREEEEEEDFSDELEEEEAGGGDKHTRAEDEGDRDQPQPQVDYQANGQSKLLPIRKDDNNNNNNSHHHHHHRHTCAAGPAPGPRDDFDNYDELVAKSLLNLGKIAEDATPYPASAESEMNSDSSDGEEDEEDRGVERAGGKADLGVDLDSDVVRETVDSLKLLAQGHGHGAAAPPEDAREEVCLTSLECLRNQCFDLARKLSETRSDDDLPRRGTAHLDRYEACQTSPGYEEEEEEDEEDEDEEDAASDDTFDMAKGNLSLLEKAIALESERAKVMRDRPGSEHKHARRERRRHLHHHHHHHHHRHHHHRGTPDPPESAAHHDALKRAYYPKECSRGDKKESKCPTPGCDGTGHVTGLYPHHRSLSGCPHKDRVPPEILAMYENVLKCPTPGCSGRGHVNSNRNSHRSLSGCPIAAAEKMAKVHEKSHVMEGGGGAGGGSAGGGGGGGGGGGGGDGGGGGGGDGGGGGVGGIGGKSNQTSDRVLRPMCFVKQLEIPQYGCKNNVPTSTPRSNLAKELEKYSKTGYDYGGYEGQHAVYVKRVPPPARFHHARDTSPKAYDGKLYGKTSGPASPASTSSSSSSYAPSSSGGGSSPSAIMDVYGGGPGGGHPGGGVTPGGGSSGASSTCSKSSFDYTHDMEAAHMAATAILNLSTRCRQLPHVGKTHGAPAQSEDEEGGGGPDADGPEGSGTVLTPLEPMSPQRQALLHSHRYQLSQADCWDLPLDYTKIKRLDERQDQMQGEEPDVFRDLLDERHYPDDAPSPKHLKYSPGKEAKKELLTFSGCQLLDKNMRGMASPNAPELRCPTPGCDGSGHITGNYASHRSLSGCPRAKKSAVKIPHSKEDKDEQEPIKCPVPGCDGQGHVTGKYASHRSASGCPLAAKRQKDGYVNGAQPAWKAGKTDGVTCPTPGCDGSGHVSGSFLTHRSLSGCPRATSAMKKARSGGVEMLTIKQRASKGIENDEEIKQLDEEIKDINESNNQAESDVIKLRTQITTMESSLRSMEEENKAMEQQNDSLLHELANLSQTLIHSLANVQLPHMGPVSEQNFDTYVSALTDMYAHQDRYQSPENKALLENIRQAVQGIQV
- the LOC144064379 gene encoding myelin transcription factor 1-like protein isoform X6 — protein: METNAAEQRHRTRSKGVRAVAEAVAHELFCVYGCPLAKRRKALEKEGANSPPAKRRALMEDRQRPEDDLEEEEEGRMDAMEEEEEELEEEEDLVDREEDFREEEEEEDFSDELEEEEAGGGDKHTRAEDEGDRDQPQPQVDYQANGQSKLLPIRKDDNNNNNNSHHHHHHRHTCAAGPAPGPRDDFDNYDELVAKSLLNLGKIAEDATPYPASAESEMNSDSSDGEEDEEDRGVERAGGKADLGVDLDSDVVRETVDSLKLLAQGHGHGAAAPPEDAREEVCLTSLECLRNQCFDLARKLSETRSDDDLPRRGTAHLDRYEACQTSPGYEEEEEEDEEDEDEEDAASDDTFDMAKGNLSLLEKAIALESERAKVMRDRPGSEHKHARRERRRHLHHHHHHHHHRHHHHRGTPDPPESAAHHDALKRAYYPKECSRGDKKESKCPTPGCDGTGHVTGLYPHHRSLSGCPHKDRVPPEILAMYENVLKCPTPGCSGRGHVNSNRNSHRSLSGCPIAAAEKMAKVHEKSHVMEGGGGAGGGSAGGGGGGGGGGGGGDGGGGGGGDGGGGGVGGIGGKSNQTSDRVLRPMCFVKQLEIPQYGCKNNVPTSTPRSNLAKELEKYSKTGYDYGGYEGQHAVYVKRVPPPARFHHARDTSPKAYDGKLYGKTSGPASPASTSSSSSSYAPSSSGGGSSPSAIMDVYGGGPGGGHPGGGVTPGGGSSGASSTCSKSSFDYTHDMEAAHMAATAILNLSTRCRQLPHVGKTHGAPAQSEDEEGGGGPDADGPEGSGTVLTPLEPMSPQRQALLHSHRYQLSQADCWDLPLDYTKIKRLDERQDQMQGEEPDVFRDLLDERHYPDDAPSPKHLKYSPGKEAKKELLTFSGCQLLDKNMRGMASPNAPELRCPTPGCDGSGHITGNYASHRSLSGCPRAKKSAVKIPHSKEDKDEQEPIKYDPQMCPVPGCDGQGHVTGKYASHRSASGCPLAAKRQKDGYVNGAQPAWKAGKTDGVTCPTPGCDGSGHVSGSFLTHRSLSGCPRATSAMKKARSGGVEMLTIKQRASKGIENDEEIKQLDEEIKDINESNNQAESDVIKLRTQITTMESSLRSMEEENKAMEQQNDSLLHELANLSQTLIHSLANVQLPHMVTTPPAKAEPIPSERASERASANPSVRPSVSSLSSQGPVSEQNFDTYVSALTDMYAHQDRYQSPENKALLENIRQAVQGIQV